The region ggaggtgagagagagagagagagagagagagagagagagagagagagagagagagagagataaagagagaccTGCACTCCCAGTACAATACAATACACTGCTGGTGGGTTAGAGGGGCAAAGAGGGTGGTTGTAAACCGGGTGGGAGCCAAGGTTTGGCTCTGCTGGCTGGCTCGTCCCTGGCATGTCTTCATCGCAAGGTGGCCTCCTCATCCGTGTCTTCCTCGAAATCTTTGACGTCAGCACTGGTGGACTGCCTGGCCCAGGCTCCCCTTTCGGCCTCTCGTTCTTTATGCGACTTGAATCTCCCAACGAAAATTTTGCGGTAGTTCAGGAACATGCCATTCATCGCATCAATGGCTCGCTCTGCGGACTCCTGCTTCTGGAAGTGCACAAACCCGTAGCCCTTGGGCCCCTTTTCGTCGCAGGCCACTTTGCAGGACAGGATGTTGCCAAACGCCGAGAAGATGTTGTACAGCGCCTTGTTGTCGATGGTCTTGCCCAGGTTCTTGATGAAGACGTTGCCCACCCCACTCTTGCGGAGCGAGGGGTCCCGCTGGGACCACATGATGCGCACGGGCCTGCCCTTGATCACATCAAAGTTCAGGGTTTCCAGGGCCCGCTTGGCATCCACCGGTTGCTGGTAGTTGACGTACGCGTAGCCCAACGAGCGGCGGGTGATCTTGTCCCTGCAAATGCGGATGGACAGGATGGGCCCGGCCGGGCTGAACTTCTCATACAGCATTGCCTCTGTCACTTCAGGATGCAGGTCGCCCACGTACAGCGAGGCCATAGGAAAGTCTGGGTTGCCTTCGGAGCCCCGGCTGGTCTCCGCATCCACATCTGcagccgccgctgccgccgccgccgccgcagccgccgctgccgccgccgccgccgcagccaccccccgccccacctccgcATCCGCATCAGCCTCCCCCAGGAGGGCGCCGCAGCCTCCGCTACTGCCGCGGCTGCTgctgtggcggcggcggcggcttcaGCCGCGCTGGCCTCCACAACCGCTGCCGCCAGGGCGGCCTCCGCCTCTTCCCCCACTGCCAGGGCCGCCGTCGCCTCCCCCTGGGTGGCCTCCCCCACTGCCTCCTCTACTGAGGCCTCGgcctccacctctgcctccacctctgcTTCCGCCTCAGCTACGGAGGCCTCCGCCACAGCCTCTGCCACGGTACGCCGCCGCATCTCCGCCGGccgccgcgcgccgccgccgctggcccgccaccgccgccgccactGTCGCCGCGTCGCCACGGTCGCCGTTGCCACCAGGGGCCGCTGCCAGGCGACCTCCCTTCCGCGAGCTGGGGGACGGAGGGGCGGGAAAGGGCAGGGAGGCGTGTGGGCGCTGGAACCCGGGCCGGGGCGCGAGCGGGAGCTGGGGGCCGGGACCCGGGGGCCCGGGGCCAACCGATCCGTCGAGTCCAGGTCACTTGGAATAGCACGAGCGCTGCCAGGAGCGCGCTGGTGCGAGTCGCCGCAGCCTGCAGCCTGCTGCTGCCAAGCCGCCGCTCAGTCGTGGGCTAGTgtgcggggcgcgggcgggcggcgtgtggtgggggggcggggggtgttggCGTCTGTGGTCCGGGCAGCTGGGCAGGCTTCTGTCTCTTTGGTTCCCCCTGTGGCTGCCGCGTGGCTGTGGGGCCGCAGGCTGTGGGAGGGGGCGGGAACGGGAGCCttgggggctggggtggtggtGAGTCTTCAGCCTCTCAGGTTGCCTGGATATATATGAAGAGGAAGGCAAGGAAAGGGTTCTGCTGTGGACTGCGGGAATACCGGTTAGATTTAGAAGGTTTTGTTTTATCCCCCCTTTCCCCATAGAACAGTTAAATAATCAAATCAAGTACCTTGCAAGAGCGGGTGGGTGTCATGGAGAATACACTTGCCCGGCCTAAACAAAGCCAAGAAGAATGGTTTTCTCACATTCAGGGGTTCTCCCCACTTCCGCTCATACACACTCTCCAACATCACCGCCACCAAGGAAACAACACCTACTCTGAGCAGGAGCTGGGGCCAGGGGGCCAAGCTCCCCCTGCAGCCTGCTGACCCGTTTTCTCAGAGATTCCCGCCCCCCTTTCCAGCTCTTTCCCTCCTCTGCAACACTTGCAGAAGAGGGAATAAAGAACACATATCATTCATCCATAATACCATGCCACAAATATTAGGGAACCTGTGCTGGTCCCTAGGGATACAGGGATCTGGGAAGCAGCAGACATAAACTGGTTTTGAGCTTGTCCTTGGGAACACACAGTCTGGCTGGAAACCGCTGTCCCTGCTCCAGACTAGGGGAGAACTACAGACCTGGGGTTCTTCTGCAGTGCCCCCCCCCAattcctcctgccccacccagcCTCCTACATGCAGCCCTACAGAAGGCGAATCAAGAGCACCCTGTCCTTAGTGCTGTCTTCAATGAAACTGTGAGGAAAGCCACACcaagggctggggacagggcctGGTCCAGAGCCAAGCACTGGTTTGTTCTTGGCTCTGCCCTCAAGGTGCTAAGGTTACTAGCATGAACCAAGAAATACACATCCatgccaaaacaaaaccaaaatctgaaATCTCTAGAATGAGGTCCCTGGTCCCAGCAGTTCATCGGCTAATATTTGTGAAAGCCTTATCAACTACTTGGCACTGGGAGCTAAGGGACAGGCCATGTGATAAGTGAGCAGTGGGTGTTGATGTGTTGGAGGTGTGGGGCCTGGTGATACTAGGTGAGCAGTATGTGTTGTGGAAGCAGAGAGGCCACACAGGGCCAAATGCTGAGTGGATAGACAAGTGAACAACCATTAGAGTCGAGTGTAACAGAAGCTAGGGCCCCACTAGCTCCAGAAAGAAGGACTCAGCCGCCAGCTCT is a window of Canis lupus familiaris isolate Mischka breed German Shepherd unplaced genomic scaffold, alternate assembly UU_Cfam_GSD_1.0 chrUn_S1344H1523, whole genome shotgun sequence DNA encoding:
- the LOC119878268 gene encoding polyadenylate-binding protein 1-like 2, which translates into the protein MASLYVGDLHPEVTEAMLYEKFSPAGPILSIRICRDKITRRSLGYAYVNYQQPVDAKRALETLNFDVIKGRPVRIMWSQRDPSLRKSGVGNVFIKNLGKTIDNKALYNIFSAFGNILSCKVACDEKGPKGYGFVHFQKQESAERAIDAMNGMFLNYRKIFVGRFKSHKEREAERGAWARQSTSADVKDFEEDTDEEATLR